One window from the genome of Verrucomicrobiia bacterium encodes:
- a CDS encoding DUF5615 family PIN-like protein: MKFPADQDISSRTVAFLRHLGHDAVRVSERLPSNAPDATILALALDEGRIVLTQDMDFTGLIATSGRNAPSLLVLRLGSPHVERVNEVLQAVLAGVEEALPGGAIVSGVDDERVRVRRLPIQ, from the coding sequence GTGAAGTTCCCGGCCGATCAAGACATTTCTTCCCGCACCGTCGCGTTTCTCCGGCATCTGGGGCACGACGCGGTCCGTGTTTCGGAGCGCCTTCCCAGCAACGCGCCCGATGCGACGATCCTCGCATTGGCCCTGGACGAAGGGAGGATCGTGCTGACGCAGGACATGGACTTCACCGGATTGATTGCCACGAGCGGGCGGAACGCTCCTTCGCTCCTGGTGCTCCGCCTGGGATCGCCGCACGTCGAGCGGGTGAACGAGGTGCTTCAAGCGGTTCTCGCGGGGGTCGAGGAGGCCCTCCCGGGCGGCGCCATTGTCAGTGGTGTGGATGACGAACGGGTGCGGGTCCGACGGCTGCCGATCCAG